A single genomic interval of Labeo rohita strain BAU-BD-2019 chromosome 13, IGBB_LRoh.1.0, whole genome shotgun sequence harbors:
- the fam204a gene encoding protein FAM204A: protein MYSGLLPPGLSEADLSSDDADEEVTLTAENRQGEQLSRQSDTEPHSACVQVECHNTKTGLHNDAFGDDCLPGVSLDKWQKFKELQRTKEDQRIREPQTEKRKRKRRHKKAQTGGTQKCDIEQEREPKEKQEGHWKELTQYFGINDRLKPPPCNRPPLMSGLEKSIESSIAEGDYGKAEELSDRLATRELAVKIAQAADCRDFARTKQEAEASRAARKRRKQIAWGFEAKKRWETKSNMGFM, encoded by the exons ATGTACAGTGGACTTCTGCCGCCGGGTCTCAGTGAGGCTGACCTGAGCTCTGATGATGCTGATGAAGAAGTAACGTTAACAGCAGAAAACAGACAAGGCGAACAGCTCTCACGTCAGTCAGACACAGAGCCACATTCAGCTTGTGTACAGGTTGAATGTCATAATACAAAAACCGGTTTGCACAATGATGCATTTGGGGATGATTGTCTTCCTGGAGTTTCCTTGGATAAGTGGCAA AAGTTCAAAGAACTCCAGAGAACAAAAGAAGATCAGAGAATAAGAGAACCACAAACGGAAAAGCGGAAAAGAAAAAGACGCCACAAGAAAG cTCAAACAGGTGGGACACAGAAGTGTGACATTGAGCAGGAAAG GGAGCCCAAAGAGAAACAGGAGGGGCACTGGAAAGAGCTCACGCAGTATTTTGGCATCAATGATAGACTCAAGCCGCCTCCTTGTAACAGACCTCCTCTCATG TCAGGCCTGGAAAAGAGCATAGAGAGTTCCATCGCTGAAGGGGACTATGGGAAGGCGGAAGAACTGAGTGACAGACTTGCTACTCGAGAG CTGGCCGTGAAAATCGCACAAGCCGCCGATTGCCGTGACTTCGCCCGCACCAAACAGGAAGCCGAGGCTTCCCGGGCAGCCCGAAAAAGGAGGAAGCAAATCGCTTGGGG gTTTGAAGCAAAGAAACGATGGGAAACCAAAAGCAATATGGGATTCATGTGA